The Narcine bancroftii isolate sNarBan1 chromosome 6, sNarBan1.hap1, whole genome shotgun sequence genome window below encodes:
- the LOC138737101 gene encoding large ribosomal subunit protein eL39-like isoform X3, whose amino-acid sequence MTVHSPKVGAWKLSRRSAIVGVEGSTMPSHKTFRIKRFLAKKMKQNRPIPQWIRMKTGNKIRYNSKRRHWRRTKLGL is encoded by the coding sequence TAGGTGCTTGGAAGCTCTCTCGCCGTTCCGCCATTGTGGGAGTTGAAGGTTCGACCATGCCATCCCACAAAACCTTCCGCATCAAGCGCTTCCTCGccaagaagatgaagcagaaccGGCCGATCCCGCAGTGGATCCGCATGAAAACCGGCAACAAAATCAGGTACAACTCTAAGAGGAGACACTGGAGAAGGACCAAACTAGGCTTGTAA
- the LOC138737101 gene encoding large ribosomal subunit protein eL39-like isoform X5: protein MVGAWKLSRRSAIVGVEGSTMPSHKTFRIKRFLAKKMKQNRPIPQWIRMKTGNKIRYNSKRRHWRRTKLGL from the coding sequence TAGGTGCTTGGAAGCTCTCTCGCCGTTCCGCCATTGTGGGAGTTGAAGGTTCGACCATGCCATCCCACAAAACCTTCCGCATCAAGCGCTTCCTCGccaagaagatgaagcagaaccGGCCGATCCCGCAGTGGATCCGCATGAAAACCGGCAACAAAATCAGGTACAACTCTAAGAGGAGACACTGGAGAAGGACCAAACTAGGCTTGTAA
- the LOC138737101 gene encoding large ribosomal subunit protein eL39-like isoform X6, with the protein MGAWKLSRRSAIVGVEGSTMPSHKTFRIKRFLAKKMKQNRPIPQWIRMKTGNKIRYNSKRRHWRRTKLGL; encoded by the coding sequence GTGCTTGGAAGCTCTCTCGCCGTTCCGCCATTGTGGGAGTTGAAGGTTCGACCATGCCATCCCACAAAACCTTCCGCATCAAGCGCTTCCTCGccaagaagatgaagcagaaccGGCCGATCCCGCAGTGGATCCGCATGAAAACCGGCAACAAAATCAGGTACAACTCTAAGAGGAGACACTGGAGAAGGACCAAACTAGGCTTGTAA
- the LOC138737101 gene encoding large ribosomal subunit protein eL39-like isoform X4, with the protein MTVHSPKGAWKLSRRSAIVGVEGSTMPSHKTFRIKRFLAKKMKQNRPIPQWIRMKTGNKIRYNSKRRHWRRTKLGL; encoded by the coding sequence GTGCTTGGAAGCTCTCTCGCCGTTCCGCCATTGTGGGAGTTGAAGGTTCGACCATGCCATCCCACAAAACCTTCCGCATCAAGCGCTTCCTCGccaagaagatgaagcagaaccGGCCGATCCCGCAGTGGATCCGCATGAAAACCGGCAACAAAATCAGGTACAACTCTAAGAGGAGACACTGGAGAAGGACCAAACTAGGCTTGTAA